TCGAAGGGCTTCTCGAAGTAGCCGGCGGCCGCGTACTTCTGCCGGGCCTCCATGGCGTGCTTGCCGCCCTTGAAGACGCCGGTGATGAAGATGAGCGGCAGCTGGGGCTGGTCCTTCCGGAGCGCATCCGCCAGGTGGTAGCCCATCATGTCGGGCAGAAGGATATCGAGCACCGCCACCGCGGGAGGCTGGGCGCGCGAGACCTCGACTGCCTGCTTGCCCTTGGTCGCTCCCACCACCTCGTAACCTGCATCTTCGAAGAGCTGGGTGAGGAGCGTGAGGAGCTCCTGGTTGTCATCGACGACGAGGATTCGGGGAGCCATCGCGGGCCACCCTAGCCAAAAGCCCGCCACTTCGTAAGAGCTTGATGAAGCGAAGGATGCATCCCGGCGTCCGGACGGATAGGTTGGGGCGCCCCCTCCGCGCTGGAACTACCCCATGAAGTCCTCCCCTCCGACCCGCTGCCTCGTGTCGTGCCTCGTCCTCCCCCTGGCCCTGCTCTTCCCCCTGGCGGTCCACGCCCAGCAGGACGCGGGCACCCGGGACGCGGGCAGTGTGTATGACGTCCCGGACGCCTCGGTGGGAGGGGGAGGCGCGGACCGGGACAACCCGGAGGGAGACGACTCCACGGGCCGGCCGGGAGGCGCCTGCCGCAGCGGCAATGACTGCGCGGCGCGCTTCAGTTGCACCCAGGGTGTGTGCCGTTACACCGGCATCCGCCAGGCGGACCGGGTGGGCTGCCTGTTGGGCCCGGAGGACTCCCTGGCGGTGGTGGGGCTGGGCCTGGGGCTGGTGCTGGCGGCGCGCCGGCGGGGCGGAGGGAGACAGTGAGGCTCGGACTCAAGGCGGACAACCTGCTGGAGCGGGTGGCGGACTGGTTCAACCTGGCGCCCCAGCCGCTGGCGCACGCCTTCTTCGGGATGATGGCCTCGCGCACGCTGATGGCCGGGGAGCGGCTGGGCGTGTTCGCGGCGCTGGCGGACGGCTCGGCCACGGTGGAGGAGCTGGCGGCGCGGCTGAAGCTGTCGCCCGAGGGCACGCGCGCGCTGCTGGAGGCGCTGGAGGCGTGCGACGCGGTGGAGCGCAAGAAGGGCCGCTACCGGATGGCGGACCGGGCCCGGCGCTGGTTGGATCCGCGCTCGCCGCAGTACGTGGGCGGCTTCCTGGACTTCAACTACACCCAGTGGGAGTGGTGGAGCCACATGGAGGAGGCCGTGCGCACGGGCGAGTCTGTGGACATCCACCGCTTCGCCCCGGACGACCCGCGCTGGCGCGCCTACATCCACGCCATGCACCAGATGGCGCGGCTGTCGGCGCCCGAGGTGGTGCGCTCCATTCCCCTGCCCCGGGGCGCGCGGCACGTGTTGGACCTGGGGGGCGCGCATGGCTGGTTCGCCGCGGAGCTGTGCCGCCGCAACCGGGGGCTGAGGGCCACGGTGCTGGACCTGGAGGGCAGCGTGCGGGTGGGGCGCGAGCTCATCGCCCAGGCCGGCCTGTCGCACCTGGTGACGCACCAGGAGGGGGACATCCTCACCTCGGAGCTGGGGGGGCCCTATGACGGGGTGCTCCTCTTCCAGGTGATGCACCACCTGTCGCCCGCGCAGAACGTGGCGCTGCTGCGCCGGGTGCGCACCGCGCTGGCGCACAAGGGGACGCTGGCGGTGCTGGAGTACCTGCGCGAGGACGTGGAGCATCCGCCGAGCGCCGCTCCGCTCATCGGCCTGCACTACTTCCTCACCTCGAAGGCGGCGGCGTATACGCCGGCGGAGATGGAGGGCTTCCTGGACGACGCGGGCTTCCGCATCGAGAGCACCCGGCCCGTGCGCCACCTGCCGCTGCAGACGCTCCTCATCGCCCGGCCCGAGTGAGGATGGCCGCCCCCTCCGCGGCCATCCATCCGCCCGCCGACGTCCGGGCCCACATTAAAGGAGGCGAGCCCCTCGCGCTGCGCTACCCTGCGCCGCCGCGACGATGCAGCCCACCGCCTCCACCCCTTCCCCGCCGCAGGACACGCGCCCCCTCGCCGTCGAGCTGGACGGGGTGCTGGTGCGCACGGACACGCTGCACGAAGGCCTGCTGAGGCTGCTCAAGCGCCAGCCGTACCTGGCCCCGGCGGTGCTGGCGTGGAGCCTGAGGGGCCCGGCCTTCCTCCGGGCCGAGGTGGCGCGGCGGGTGGAGCTGGACGTGGCGCTGCTGCCCTATGACGAGGTGCTGCTGTCGCACCTCTCCGAGGAGAAGGCGCGGGGCCGCCGGGTGGTGCTGGCCACGTCCGCGGACCGGAAGGTGGCCGAGGCGGTGGCCGCGCACCTGGGCCTCTTCGACGCCGTCCACGCCCGGGGCGAGCCCTTCACCGGGCCCCACGAGGAAGCGCGCCGCACCGCGCCCTCCAAGCCGCTCGCGCGCACGCTGCTCAAGGCGCTGCGGGTGCACCAGTGGGCCAAGAACATCCTCCTCTTCGTCCCGCTGCTGGCCGCGCACAAGGCGCTCGACGCGACGCTGCTGCTCCACGCCGTGCTGAGCTTCGTCTCCTTCAGCCTGTGCGCCTCGAGCGTGTACGTGCTGAACGATCTGTTGGACCTGGACTCGGACCGCAAGCACCCCACCAAGCGGCGGCGGCCCTTCGCCTCGGGGGACCTGCCGGTGAGCGCGGGCCTGTGGCTGGCGCCTCTGCTGCTGGGCACCGGCGCGGCGGTGGCCCTGCTGCTGCCGCGCGCCTTCCTGGCCCTGCTGGCCACCTACTACGCGGTGACGCTGGCGTACTCCTTCCACCTCAAGCAGGTGATGATGCTGGACGTGCTGGTGCTCGCCGGGCTGTACACGGTGCGCATCTTCGGCGGCTCGCTGGCGGTGGGCGTCCCCACGTCCAGCTGGCTCTTCTCCTTCTCCATGTTCCTCTTCCTGTCGCTCGCGCTGGTGAAGCGGCTGAGCGAGGTGCGGCGGCTGCGCCAGGCCAACGAGTCGGCGGCGCCGGGCCGGGGGTACATGGCCGGGGACTACGAGCAGCTCGCCATCCTCGGGGTGTCCAGCGGCTACC
The sequence above is drawn from the Archangium gephyra genome and encodes:
- a CDS encoding UbiA family prenyltransferase, whose translation is MQPTASTPSPPQDTRPLAVELDGVLVRTDTLHEGLLRLLKRQPYLAPAVLAWSLRGPAFLRAEVARRVELDVALLPYDEVLLSHLSEEKARGRRVVLATSADRKVAEAVAAHLGLFDAVHARGEPFTGPHEEARRTAPSKPLARTLLKALRVHQWAKNILLFVPLLAAHKALDATLLLHAVLSFVSFSLCASSVYVLNDLLDLDSDRKHPTKRRRPFASGDLPVSAGLWLAPLLLGTGAAVALLLPRAFLALLATYYAVTLAYSFHLKQVMMLDVLVLAGLYTVRIFGGSLAVGVPTSSWLFSFSMFLFLSLALVKRLSEVRRLRQANESAAPGRGYMAGDYEQLAILGVSSGYLSVLVLALYITSKEVTVLYLYPERLWLLCPVMLYWVGRVWLLAHRGLVNEDPLVFALKDKVSYVVGLIAMGVLLAAT
- a CDS encoding methyltransferase, producing the protein MRLGLKADNLLERVADWFNLAPQPLAHAFFGMMASRTLMAGERLGVFAALADGSATVEELAARLKLSPEGTRALLEALEACDAVERKKGRYRMADRARRWLDPRSPQYVGGFLDFNYTQWEWWSHMEEAVRTGESVDIHRFAPDDPRWRAYIHAMHQMARLSAPEVVRSIPLPRGARHVLDLGGAHGWFAAELCRRNRGLRATVLDLEGSVRVGRELIAQAGLSHLVTHQEGDILTSELGGPYDGVLLFQVMHHLSPAQNVALLRRVRTALAHKGTLAVLEYLREDVEHPPSAAPLIGLHYFLTSKAAAYTPAEMEGFLDDAGFRIESTRPVRHLPLQTLLIARPE
- a CDS encoding MXAN_6627.5 family MYXO-CTERM protein → MKSSPPTRCLVSCLVLPLALLFPLAVHAQQDAGTRDAGSVYDVPDASVGGGGADRDNPEGDDSTGRPGGACRSGNDCAARFSCTQGVCRYTGIRQADRVGCLLGPEDSLAVVGLGLGLVLAARRRGGGRQ